The DNA region CTAAATCCATCGTACTTTATCCTTATGACTATTTAATCTTCAAAGTCTGAGATTAAAAGATTGGCTGCGGCAAAGGCAGCTCGCTCGCGGGTTTCTTTTGGTAGTTTTTCATCAGCGGCAATATCATTAAAGGTTTTTACTGCGCAAGTGATGGCTTGTGGAATATAGCCTTGGTCACCACTGCCAATTTGAGCGTACAGCTCACGGACTAAATCACAACAGTCGTAGACTTTCATTATGCTTTTCACTTTTCCATTTCTAATATAAAACTGTCACTTCAATTATCTTGGATATTATTCAGTAATAAAAAAGCGAACCTAAGCTCGCTTTTTTGATTTTTTATTTCATTTGAGCGGTCAAGTGCTCAATCACACCGCTAATTGCTATCGATACTTTTTCACCGTCACGACGGTTTTTGTATTCGTAGTTACCTTCATCGATACTGCGATCGCCGATCACAATAGTATGAGGAATACCGATAAGCTCAATGTCTTTAAACATTACACCTGGGCGCTCTTTACGGTCATCGAATAATACTTCAATGCCCATTGAGGTCAGTTCAGAATAAAGCTTCTCTGCGGCTTCTTGTACGCGTGGCGACTTTTGCATATTCATTGGAACGATGGCCACTTGGAATGGTGCAAGCGCGTCTGGCCAAATAATGCCTGAGTCATCGTGGTTTTGCTCAATAGCTGCCGCGACAACACGTGTTACACCGATACCGTAACAACCCATTTCTAAAATGACATTTTTGCCGTCAGGGCCAAGCACTCCACAATTCATTTTTTCTGAGTAGTTTTTACCGAGTTGGAAGATATGACCAACTTCTATTCCGCGTTTTAGCATCAGTGTACCTTTACCACATGGGCTAGGGTCACCTTCGACTACGTTACGTAAATCTTCAACTTGACCTAACTCAACATCGCGGCTCCAGTTAATACCGAAGTAGTGCTTGCCATCGATGTTAGCACCTGCGCCAAAATCACTCATGACTGCGACGCTGCGATCAACGATGAATGGCAATTCAAGGCCAACAGGGCCTAGTGAGCCAGGACCTGCACCGATTAACTGACGAATTTCTTCTTCACTTGCCATTTCAAGAGGCGCTGCAACTTGTGGTAAGTTTTCGGCTTTGATTTCGTTCAGCTCGTGATCGCCACGGATAATTAATGCCACGATAGGCTCATCGACTTCATCTGAAGCTTTAACAAATAGTGTTTTGACGGTTTTCTCGATGGATAGACCATGTTGCTCAACCAACTCTGCAATGGTTTTCGCATCCGGCGTATCCACTAACGTCATTTCTTGGGTTGGAGCATCGGCTGTTTCTTTTGGTGCTAAAGCTTCCGCTTTTTCGATGTTCGCCGCGTAGTCTGATTCGGTTGAGAATACGATCAAATCTTCGCCGCTTTCGGCTAATACGTGGAATTCTTGAGAGCCGTTGCCACCGATAGCACCGCTATCTGCAAGTACTGGACGGTAATCTAACCCCATACGATCGAATGCTTTGCAATATGCATCGTGCATCGCATCGTATGATTGTTGTAAGCCATCTTTGTCAATGTCAAAGCTATAGGCATCCATCATGCTAAATTCACGTGAGCGCATCACACCAAAGCGAGGACGACGCTCGTCGCGGAACTTGGTTTGGATTTGGTACAAGTTTAATGGAAGTTGTTTGTACGAGCTGACTTCGTTACGCACAAGGCTAGTCACCACTTCTTCGGCTGTTGGGCTCAGAACGAATGGGCGAGAATGTCTATCTGTAAAACGAAGTAATTCAGGACCCATCTTTTCAGAACGACCGGTTTCTTCCCATAATTCAAAAGGTTGAACAACGGGCATTAAGGTTTCCACAGCACCTGCATTGTCGATTTCTTGACGAACGATGTTTTCAACTTTACGCAGCACACGTAGACCAGTCGGAAGCCAAGTGTATAGACCTGAAGCCAGTTTACGGATCATACCTGCACGTAGCATCAGCTGGTGGCTGATCACTTCTGCATCGTTTGGAGTTTCTTTCAATGTCGAAAGAAGGTATTTGCTGGTGCGCATTTTTGTACCCGCTTGTTTAATTTAATATGTTAATAAAATAGGTTGTCACTATGGAAGGTGTGTGACAATTTAGCTGGTAATAATAGCAGTCCAGACCGTATCTCAAAAGCGTTCAATTGCGGTTACATGAATGAAATATTGATTTACGGCATTAATTACTGAAGTTGAGCCCATTTCCACTTTGAATTTGACGTTTAAATCGAATAAGTGACTCGCGTACTCTTTGTTGTCATCCTTATTTTTTTTATAGGCAGGGCGAGGATCTTGTCCTAAAACTTGTTCAATCACGCTTTGAATATGATGACGCTGTGGGTGAGATTGTAATGCTATTTGAGCTTCGGATGAAAAAATAACCGGCAGAACGTCAGGCTCATTATCAGCAAATCCACCATTGGCATTTAAAATCGCATCGGAATAGGGGATATACGGTTTGATATCCACAATAGGCGTGCCATCAACTAAATCCACACTGCCAAGTTCTACCCAAGTTTGGTTTCCTTCCTGAGTGATTCCTTTTAATTCAACCGCGGACATACCAATACCATTTGGGCGAAATGTTGAACGTGAAGCGAAGACTCCAATCCTTTCATTTCCACCTAATCGGGGGGGACGAACGGTGGGTTTCCAGCCAGCAGCAAGGTTTTGGTCAAACAAAAATAATAACCAGATATGGCTAAACTGCTCCAAGCCACGGACGGCATCTGGGGTATTTGCATCGCCAAGTAATTCAATGCGTGCATTGGCACTCGGTGCTAATCGAGGCTGTCTTGGAACGGCGAATTTTTCTTTATACGGCGTATGAATACGGCCAATTGGAGTAATAGAAAAAGACGGAGCAATAGAAGAAGACATAGTGGCTTACTCTAAAAATGTGATGAGCAAAATTAACATAATTGATTATTAAATGAATTCAATTACAGTTATTTTTTAATTATTGCCGTTAAAAAATCTTTATCAAAACCAGAATATGCCTATTTTTATATTTGCTTATTGTCAGTTGGATTTCAGGTTAATGTAGTGATAGGTTACTGATATAGAAATGATAATTCTGACATTCTCGCGAGTTGTCTATTTTTTTATTCTTTCTTTGTAATAAAAACTAACATTTTCATCTTTTGTTCGTGTCTTATTGTAACGTAATCTGTCGCCCATTTTGTTGTAGCAGTGAAATCTTTCACTGATGTCATTGACTAGGAGGGCCTGATGACAGCTCAAAGCTCGGGTAAATCACTTAACTCGAAAAAAACACTATTCACTCGCTTTTTAGATTCAGTTGAATATCTAGGAAATCTTTTACCCCATCCCATCACTTTGTTTGCCATTTTTTGTGTGGCTATCTTAATTTCTTCTGGTATTGCGGGTTATTTTGGTGTGTCGGTTATTGACCCTCGCCCTGAAGGGGCCAGTGGCCGTTCGGCGGATGGCATTATCCATGTGGTCAGCTTGTTAAATGCTGACGGTTTACAATTAATTGTCACTAATTTAGTGAAGAATTTCACGGGCTTTGCGCCATTAGGAACGGTACTGGTTGCGATGCTTGGTGTTGCGATAGCTGAACATTCAGGCATGCTTTCTGCTGCAATGCGTGGCATGGTAATGGGCGCTTCTAAACGTATGGTGACCTTTACCGTTATTTTCGCCGGCATCATTTCAAATACTGCTTCGGAGTTGGGCTATGTGGTTCTTATTCCATTAGCTGCAATGCTGTTCCACTCCTTAGGTCGTCACCCGTTAGCAGGCCTCGCGGCTGCATTTGCTGGGGTATCCGGTGGTTACTCTGCCAACCTTTTAATTGGCACGGTAGACCCTCTTTTATCTGGTATCACAGAATCTGCTGCTCAGATGATTGACCCGACCTATACGGTTGGCCCTGAAGTGAACTGGTACTTCATGTTTGTATCGACATTCTTTATTTCTATCGTCGGGGCATTCGTGACTGAAAAAATTGTTGAACCGAAACTTGGTGAATACAAAATAGAGCAAGCCGCAGAAGATTTGTCTCAAGATAAAATGGGCGCTTTAACTGCGATTGAGAAGAAAGGTTTAAAAATTGCTGGTGTGGCTACATTAGTTGTCTGTGCATTGTTAGCTTGGACGATTGTTCCTGAAAATGGCGTACTGCGTAACCCTGTAACAGGAGAAGTGGCTGGCTCACCATTCTTAAAAAGCATTGTTGCTTTCATTTTTGTGTTTTTTGCTATTCCTGGTTTTGTATACGGTAAAGTAGTTGGCACGATGAAGAATGATCGAGATGTGATTAATGCGATGTCAAAATCGATGTCTTCAATGGGTATGTACATTGTTTTGGTGTTTTTTGCTGCGCAATTTGTGGCTTTCTTTAAGTGGACTAACTTTGGTCAGGTGTTTGCGGTTGGTGGTGCTGACTTTTTACAAACCATTGGTCTAACTGG from Vibrio casei includes:
- the tsaA gene encoding tRNA (N6-threonylcarbamoyladenosine(37)-N6)-methyltransferase TrmO, yielding MSSSIAPSFSITPIGRIHTPYKEKFAVPRQPRLAPSANARIELLGDANTPDAVRGLEQFSHIWLLFLFDQNLAAGWKPTVRPPRLGGNERIGVFASRSTFRPNGIGMSAVELKGITQEGNQTWVELGSVDLVDGTPIVDIKPYIPYSDAILNANGGFADNEPDVLPVIFSSEAQIALQSHPQRHHIQSVIEQVLGQDPRPAYKKNKDDNKEYASHLFDLNVKFKVEMGSTSVINAVNQYFIHVTAIERF
- a CDS encoding proline--tRNA ligase, whose translation is MRTSKYLLSTLKETPNDAEVISHQLMLRAGMIRKLASGLYTWLPTGLRVLRKVENIVRQEIDNAGAVETLMPVVQPFELWEETGRSEKMGPELLRFTDRHSRPFVLSPTAEEVVTSLVRNEVSSYKQLPLNLYQIQTKFRDERRPRFGVMRSREFSMMDAYSFDIDKDGLQQSYDAMHDAYCKAFDRMGLDYRPVLADSGAIGGNGSQEFHVLAESGEDLIVFSTESDYAANIEKAEALAPKETADAPTQEMTLVDTPDAKTIAELVEQHGLSIEKTVKTLFVKASDEVDEPIVALIIRGDHELNEIKAENLPQVAAPLEMASEEEIRQLIGAGPGSLGPVGLELPFIVDRSVAVMSDFGAGANIDGKHYFGINWSRDVELGQVEDLRNVVEGDPSPCGKGTLMLKRGIEVGHIFQLGKNYSEKMNCGVLGPDGKNVILEMGCYGIGVTRVVAAAIEQNHDDSGIIWPDALAPFQVAIVPMNMQKSPRVQEAAEKLYSELTSMGIEVLFDDRKERPGVMFKDIELIGIPHTIVIGDRSIDEGNYEYKNRRDGEKVSIAISGVIEHLTAQMK
- a CDS encoding YaeP family protein, which translates into the protein MKVYDCCDLVRELYAQIGSGDQGYIPQAITCAVKTFNDIAADEKLPKETRERAAFAAANLLISDFED
- a CDS encoding AbgT family transporter; this encodes MTAQSSGKSLNSKKTLFTRFLDSVEYLGNLLPHPITLFAIFCVAILISSGIAGYFGVSVIDPRPEGASGRSADGIIHVVSLLNADGLQLIVTNLVKNFTGFAPLGTVLVAMLGVAIAEHSGMLSAAMRGMVMGASKRMVTFTVIFAGIISNTASELGYVVLIPLAAMLFHSLGRHPLAGLAAAFAGVSGGYSANLLIGTVDPLLSGITESAAQMIDPTYTVGPEVNWYFMFVSTFFISIVGAFVTEKIVEPKLGEYKIEQAAEDLSQDKMGALTAIEKKGLKIAGVATLVVCALLAWTIVPENGVLRNPVTGEVAGSPFLKSIVAFIFVFFAIPGFVYGKVVGTMKNDRDVINAMSKSMSSMGMYIVLVFFAAQFVAFFKWTNFGQVFAVGGADFLQTIGLTGPVLFFAFILMCGFINLMIGSASAQWAVTAPIFIPMLMLVGYAPETIQAAYRIGDSVTNLITPMMSYFGLILAVASRYVKNLGIGTLIATMLPYTLCFLVGWSLLFYIWVFVFGLPVGPGAATYYTP